From a region of the Nanoarchaeota archaeon genome:
- a CDS encoding ABC transporter ATP-binding protein has translation MSNVDELAININHLTKSFEQDGGSKKVIIDLSLEIKKNQIFGLLGQNGAGKTTLIYILSGLLQADKGVLKVLGCDPEKQRIELAKKINICSGNSLFFYIFTAREILKYYGLLYGMSEKDIETKSNQLIKELGIEKFANDQFHELSTGMKQKVALAKALINSPELLFLDEPTLGLDVEVAKNIRQYLKNLVLKEKMTIVLTSHYLSEVEELCNDIAIIHHGKIIAKGNVEQITTSANVDTTMIAKFEKILGDTKFIEKISGVRSVIVNESEAIIYISGGPSTVERILIALKDKKVVLSHVEVRKATLEEAFLRLIRSEE, from the coding sequence ATGAGTAATGTTGATGAGTTAGCCATAAATATTAATCATCTAACAAAATCATTTGAACAAGATGGTGGCTCGAAAAAAGTTATAATCGATCTCTCGTTAGAAATTAAAAAAAATCAGATATTTGGTTTGCTCGGTCAAAACGGAGCGGGTAAAACCACGTTAATATATATATTATCAGGTCTCCTTCAAGCTGATAAAGGTGTACTCAAAGTGCTCGGTTGCGATCCAGAAAAGCAGAGAATTGAACTCGCCAAAAAAATTAATATTTGCAGCGGAAATTCACTATTTTTTTACATATTCACGGCTCGAGAAATACTGAAATATTACGGTCTTTTATATGGTATGAGTGAGAAGGATATTGAAACAAAATCAAATCAACTCATAAAAGAACTCGGCATTGAGAAGTTTGCAAACGATCAATTTCACGAACTTTCTACAGGTATGAAGCAGAAAGTTGCTCTGGCAAAGGCACTTATTAATAGTCCCGAACTTCTTTTTCTAGATGAACCAACTTTAGGGCTTGATGTGGAGGTTGCGAAGAACATACGTCAATACCTTAAAAATCTTGTTTTAAAAGAAAAAATGACTATTGTTCTTACGTCTCACTATCTTTCAGAAGTTGAAGAACTATGTAATGATATTGCAATAATACATCATGGAAAAATAATAGCTAAGGGAAATGTAGAACAAATAACCACATCGGCTAATGTAGATACAACTATGATCGCAAAATTTGAGAAAATACTCGGTGATACAAAATTCATAGAAAAAATTTCCGGTGTGCGTAGTGTCATAGTTAATGAAAGTGAGGCCATTATTTACATTAGCGGCGGTCCATCAACTGTTGAAAGAATTCTTATCGCACTCAAAGATAAAAAGGTTGTATTATCGCATGTTGAAGTAAGAAAAGCAACACTTGAAGAGGCGTTTTTGCGCTTAATACGTTCGGAGGAATAA
- a CDS encoding ABC transporter permease — protein MYKKSTVEKATLFIYPFVSLFSIGLLALYLRAMGSPLDVVPFVMIGVIAWTFYDLCQRVVVYGILLDIWDYCLKHSMISTATLVDYLIGNSLFGLLISSISLLILNILSSVFFGFSIFSAGVASVISFIIIFIFAVATGLAINSIILLGNKENAVLVWSVPGIVMVFSGVYYPLNMLPGIIQAIAYILPTTYAIEAIRIDMGFSEGILWRTLLYGLVTSLIYLVFFYHVFERAIFQERKKGKTILS, from the coding sequence ATGTATAAGAAAAGTACTGTTGAAAAAGCCACTCTTTTTATATATCCATTTGTATCTTTATTTTCAATAGGGCTACTTGCATTATACCTTCGTGCGATGGGTTCGCCTCTTGATGTTGTACCGTTTGTCATGATTGGTGTAATCGCATGGACGTTCTACGATCTTTGCCAGCGTGTTGTAGTATACGGCATATTATTAGATATCTGGGACTACTGCTTAAAGCATTCAATGATTTCAACAGCTACATTAGTCGATTATCTTATTGGAAATTCGCTCTTTGGACTTTTAATAAGTAGCATCTCATTATTAATTCTGAATATACTCAGTTCAGTTTTCTTCGGTTTTAGTATATTTTCTGCAGGAGTGGCTTCTGTCATTTCTTTTATAATAATATTCATTTTTGCGGTGGCTACCGGTCTTGCGATTAATTCGATAATCTTATTAGGCAATAAAGAAAACGCAGTGCTTGTGTGGTCGGTACCTGGTATTGTGATGGTCTTTTCAGGTGTATATTATCCATTAAACATGTTGCCTGGAATTATTCAGGCGATCGCTTACATTCTTCCGACCACATATGCAATTGAGGCAATACGAATCGACATGGGCTTCTCAGAGGGTATACTATGGAGGACACTTTTGTATGGACTTGTAACATCACTTATATATCTAGTATTTTTTTACCACGTTTTTGAACGCGCCATATTTCAAGAAAGAAAAAAAGGTAAGACCATTTTAAGTTAA